GCACTGTTAAAATGAGGGTTAACATTGtaatttctcattcatcatCCTTTTTGTCCaaccctttcttcttctttattttccCTAATTTTCCCTCCGTCTTCTTCATCCCAGTAATTTCCCCAAATCCCCTTCAATGGAAGCTCTAGAAATTCTATAGTTTTCCCAATCCAACCAGTGTTGACCGTTTGGCAAGATTATCAATGGGGGATGCGAGACGATAAACTGGAAGCAAACTTACACCAAAATACGGTACAGAACAATGAAACTATACTTGAATTGATTCTTTGTCAGAGATTCTCCTTCTTTTCGCGGCCGAGCCTCCATCACCGATCAGCGAAAATGACTAAGAGGACGAAGAAGCCCGGTATTGTCGAAAAATATGGTACCCGCTATGGAGCTAGTCTCcgcaaacaaataaaaaagatgGAGGTAAGCCAGCATAGCAAGTACTTCTGCGAGTTTTGTGGGAAGTATGCAGTGAAGAGAAGGCCGTAGGAATATGGGGTTGCAAAGATTGTGGCAAGGTCAAAACGGGCGAGGCATATACCTTGAATACTTGTATTATTTCCCTGGCCTTGGATAATAATAAAACTTGGATTATTCCCCATTGTCCTTCACTCCTTCATACAGTCAACTTTTATCACCCAGGCCATTTGCTTTGAGATCATGAGATGAGATATATGTTGTggataatataaaataataaattgtataattaaaagatgtaattctgtattttttttacttaataatactaatcatacttattattaattatttatttattatgaaattaattctttttttttttgttccgtAACTCCAACATACATCAACTATAGGGGATGAAGAACAAAGTGATACAGATGATGACGAAGAGAGAGGGAAATTACTTGATGAAGAAGAGGAAGGGAAATTACTTGGATGAAGAAGGATGGAAAGTAGggaaaataaagaagaagaaaggatcTAACAAAAATGGATgatgaattaaaaattacaatgttAACCCTCCTTCTAACAACATACTAACTGAATTGTTAATTTAGGACTAAACTaagtaaaaccattaaagttgaggacttaattaagcacaaaaagtcacttaggactaaattgagcaaaaccactatagtcaaggactatattgggtattaactcctatttataatgtaaaaagaaTTGAGTCTCTCTATTCCTAATATAACAAGATTGAGACCGTCTAGGAACCATATCTTTTGTAGGGTCTGtagcccaatatatatatatatatatatatatatatatataaccccaGAAAACAAGCAATATTCatcaatacaatatatttatttcctccaattttaattttctctatatttttatactagttATTGGCCTGAGTGctaaaaaatcataaaaccaacaCATAGATAGATATAAAACCAACAGAttgatagatagatagatgagAGAATGAAATTATTGTACCATGGTCATTTTGCAGCGATCACATGAGCAGAGGTAATTGGTCCCTTTTATGACTCCTTTAAGACTATGCTGCAAATCCAAACATATACGTGGCATGCCAACCTTAGCTTAATTGTTCAGTATATACTATtagaaaaacaaaaccaaaaaagaaagGCTTAACTTACCCCTCTGGACCAGGAAACATACTTCACAGGAACACCTTCAAAGATCCCAGTGGATAGCAAGTTCTTAACATTTGTAGGGAAAGAATACACAGACGTCTTACGATGAGTATACTGCCTCTTTCGTTTGTTTTTTCCAGGAACATTATTATCAATATCATTAATGTTGTCGTCTGTAAAACCCCAACCTCCATCACCAGATGGTAGCTGCAGACTAAAAAAACTTGGCGGCACTACAACGTTGTTGGAAGAACCCACCATAGATGACACATTAATGGGTTCTTTCCCTTTCCCATTAGAGCCCCGGCCCAAGGTTAAAGCGCAAGAACAATATTCTTCTCCTTTCTCATAAATTGGGACACCTTTATAGTTAGGACCAATCCCAGAAGATTGAGGAGTGAGATTGATTTCCTTTGCCACAAATTTGGGGTAAATGTTCCAACTACCACCTGGGGGAGCAAAGATTTCATCTTCGCCGGAAAACATGCGTAGAGGAGGATAGGCGCTGTTATAAATGTACTGTCGGGGTAAATAATGCATCATTTGATGATGATCTTTCCTCGGATGCGGCCACAGAGACAGATTAGTAAGTGATGGGTAGGAGGGATGATTAAACAAGCAACTCACACATTCCCTTCTTCCGCATCCAATCCATATCAAATGTTGTTCATCGCTTGGAGGCCGCAACATTAAGAGATTTTTGTCATAAATGTTGTTAAACATCATCATGCGAGGCTGCGGATGATGATCACCGGATTGTAGTATTGATGATTGTGTCTGatcacaaatataatatttcagtATATATATGCAGCAGCAGACAATGCAAACATAGAAACACACATACATTAATAACTACTTTTCTATCTACATCTACTTGAGTTTCTGGCTTTCAACTAAGGAAGTAAATCGAGCTAATATAATTTTCAGACTCAACATTAAACTGTACACTCCTATGCACAAGGAGCTTAACCCAAACCCCATTGTTATAAGTTTGAATCCCAAACTTAAGGGCACTCAGGTCTCCTGCCCTGGAGACTTCTGAAAGGAGGTAAATTGCAGGATATGCCTTTGTGGTGTAGTATTATGAGTTTTTGCACTAACTCTGACATCGATCTCACCCCTTATTGGGAGATTCAATCCTGGATATATACTCGTTGGATATTATCCCAAACACCCATTGTTCATGATAGAAATCGAATTGCTGCCCAACAGTTTGAAGTAAGTGCTTCTCATCCACCAGATCAATGTCATAGGTCTTTACTTGAGTTTTTTGGGGTTGGGGAAAGGGGAGCATGAGGAGGCTCATCATATCACAATATATGAAAACATATAAGATCCAAATAATAGCAAATATGGCAAAGCTTTTTATTGAAGAATTGATGATCTGTGGCTCATAATGGTGAATACATTAATTAACTTTACTGGTTTATTCACAGTACAACAGTTTTAGGGTTTCTTTGACCCTACCGAACAACAGATTATTGACAACCAAGTATTACAGGTGAAAGCACATGTATATATAACTGTATGATAGTACTAAAAATAAGAACAagatttgtgtgtgtgtgtgtttggaTCTCTATCCGGATCATAGTGGCACCTCAGCTCCATCTAGGATGTTAAATATTTCACATGAATTACTGTGAGAATATTTTCTAAAGTGGAACACTAAACTTATAAATTGATATGAGTGTTGAGAGCCATGAATAAATATGTCATAGTATTGAGTGACAAAAAGTGAAAAACTATGTATTTCACGCAGAATTTTGagtaaaataattcatttgtaGAAGAACAAAGAATATGTCAAATATTCGACATGAACATTTTCAGAGATGGAACGCTAAACGTGTAACTTGATAGTCGAGAATCATGAACAGAAATCCCACTATATTGAGTCACATAGAGTGAAATTTGTTCATTaggttttgaaaacttttatgATGCCATATAGTTGCTATTAAGAAATGGTCTTTTATAGATAAACCAAATTACAAAGTAATGATGGTGAATAAATTAACTTTCCTGGTTTAttcacagtttttttttaaaggaaaaataaatcCTAAAACATCAATCAATTCATAGGGCTAACATCATCAAAAAAGACAACATAGAAAAAAAATGGAGTACGGATTCATTCAATCtaacatagaaacaacttccctagcTATCATATGAGTAGCTAGATTCCCAAATTATTTAGCAAATAAgaagctaataataataatttataaaaacaaaaaactaggagttttttgttttcttaatgtTAGCAGACCAACCATTTTTAGTTTCTTTGTTCCTATAGAACAACAAATTACTGACAAACAATTATTacaggtttatatatatatataaactaattaagaacatgatttgtgtgtgtgtgtgtttggaTCTCTTGATTATAGCCACACTTCCATCTAGGATGCTGGactatcacttttttttttcttcttttttaaatacatCTAGTGGTATacttataaaaatgtattaaatttgATGTGTTATCCAGAATTTtcaggaaaaaaattaatttttagaagACCAAAGGACATGCCAACAAATATTTCACACGAAGAAAGATTATTTTTAACGATGAAAcactaaatatgaaaaattgattgTTGAGAATCATATCATGAACAAAAATATCACAGTATCAAGTGATAAAATGTGAAAATAGTTCATAagatttgaaaaatttattgtttaaaaaaaaaagatttgaaaaATTTATGATGACATATAGTTTCCATATATTaagatatgatttttttttctctccctaGAGTATACTTTCTTGAACGGTACCAAGTAGATTAGGTTAAAAAATATTCGAAAAACAACATTTAGAGGTTGGAAACATCAAATCGTTAACAAATCATCGATCCAATCAAACCACATTTCACACATTCGACCATATCGAgcttaatttataataaataaataaataaataatcaaagaaaaaaagaaataaacaaagatgagcatttataaattaaaaaaaaaacacacacacacgcgcaGATATAAAATTTCCATCAACTAGACTTAGTCAGCTTACCATTTTTTGCAGAATTCACTTGCTAATTGCCTTGATCAACGACGGTGAAATAGTTGGGTAAACAAAGGCAGCAAAAAAGTcctgaaataaaaaaaaaaaaaattgtgaataaaataataatgctGAAAGAACAAGGAAAAAGTAAAAATCTTCTAAAATGAGTTTGAACTGATTtacagaaaagaaagaaaaaaaaattccagaaAAAATTTAAGTGGTTTTATTCTGGTCGGGAACTCGCCGGAAAGAGGTCGCCGGAGAGGAGCTCCAGTTGGTAATCAGGAAGCCGCGACACCCCGGAGTTCGTGAACTGTGCTGGGAGAAGAAACACAATGGGAGGGGTATTTATATCTGCTGATGGATCCCCTGCGACGCTGCCCACACTACTCACGTGATCCGCACGCATCATAGCTTAGATGTGGGAGATTTAGATAATCCCGAACCAACATAAATGATTACGAGGGGCCCACTTGCATCGTGCAATCCTGGCCTTCCATTTTGTAACGTTCTTTGCGGTGGCATGTATCCAATGGCGTGAAATCCTGGCGGTGAAAAATGTACCTTTATgatataattgaattttgttttcttttttttttttttgtaaaatttagtttattatgagcgtatataatttatttattttaaaattatatcaaaactactattaaacactattaaaattaaaattaaattaaaagaaaaactttaaagaaaataagcagaaaaaaaaaattaattggacTATGAATAGTAGACATGACAAGTAAAATGAGACatgcaaaaaaatattatatatctttaaaaatttgtgtaatACCGTCTCACCGTGATACGAGTCAGGTCGAGCCGGGTCATCAGTGTGAAAACGTGATACTTATGCGCACAAATGTCGTACTtgtatgctcaaatgtaatactaattaggaataaaaattttgttacttataatggtaaatgtaatacttttaagggaaaatgtaatacttttacatttcaatttaaaagtattatattttttttcctcaaaagtattatatgtttccttataagtaaggggaacattacttattatggaaaatgtaatatttttgt
This portion of the Ipomoea triloba cultivar NCNSP0323 chromosome 5, ASM357664v1 genome encodes:
- the LOC116018825 gene encoding uncharacterized protein LOC116018825, with translation MVGSSNNVVVPPSFFSLQLPSGDGGWGFTDDNINDIDNNVPGKNKRKRQYTHRKTSVYSFPTNVKNLLSTGIFEGVPVKYVSWSRGHSLKGVIKGTNYLCSCDRCKMTMAVNAYEFEKHAGWDTKHPNNHIYFPSGKSLYSVVQELKVILENDLLFEAIQTASGTPINIKNFNAWKALYESASSSLGPNPMNY